From one Formosa sediminum genomic stretch:
- a CDS encoding c-type cytochrome, producing MKNALYIALALLVLSCGDNKTEKKKFEYNTPKTTTPAKATTTAEENSSFETIVDLENKGIGPIKNVDLHETIDGDLAEKGKTIFNTTCVGCHKTDRKFIGPALGDITQKRSPEWIMNMTMNTAEMIKKDPLAKGIYDEYNKAPMVTAPISEEQARAILEYLRSLN from the coding sequence ATGAAAAACGCACTCTATATTGCATTAGCTCTTCTTGTATTAAGTTGTGGAGACAATAAAACAGAAAAAAAGAAATTTGAATATAACACTCCTAAAACAACTACACCTGCTAAAGCCACTACAACAGCAGAAGAAAACAGTTCTTTTGAAACTATAGTTGATTTAGAGAATAAAGGTATTGGACCTATTAAAAATGTTGATTTACATGAGACTATAGATGGAGATTTGGCTGAAAAAGGAAAAACTATTTTCAATACAACTTGTGTAGGTTGCCATAAAACAGACAGAAAATTTATTGGTCCGGCATTAGGTGATATTACTCAAAAAAGAAGTCCTGAATGGATCATGAATATGACCATGAATACCGCTGAAATGATTAAAAAAGATCCATTAGCAAAAGGCATTTATGACGAATATAATAAAGCTCCAATGGTAACGGCTCCTATAAGCGAAGAGCAAGCTAGAGCGATTCTAGAATATTTAAGAAGTTTAAATTAA
- a CDS encoding LacI family DNA-binding transcriptional regulator, with the protein MSDKATIYDIAKKLNISAATVSRALNDHPKTSIKTKIRVQETALELGYEQNKLALALKSGRSNNIGVIVPRIDINFFGSIIRGIEDELYPKGYHIIICQTHDNEEKEIQNINALLNAQVDGIITSITKNTKSTTIFDRILEKNTPLIFVDRKLNLKGASSVTLNDFKGAYMATQHLIEQGCKRILHLTVLGHKSVEIYKHRLDGYTQALLDNNIPFDKNLIIETENDLEGGKKAGLKIMKFNESPDGIFSSSDFMLLGAIKEIKSHGVNIPEDIAVIGFSNEPFTKFMENPISSVDQCALDMGKLAARVFLEQINAPQLIKIEKNVVLAPKLKIRQSSLKKVICN; encoded by the coding sequence ATGAGCGACAAAGCAACGATTTATGACATTGCTAAAAAATTAAATATTTCTGCAGCCACAGTATCTAGAGCATTAAATGACCATCCTAAAACTAGTATTAAAACAAAAATACGAGTTCAAGAAACTGCTTTAGAATTAGGATACGAACAAAACAAACTAGCATTAGCTTTAAAAAGCGGAAGAAGTAATAATATTGGAGTCATTGTGCCTAGAATAGATATAAACTTTTTTGGGTCTATTATTCGAGGTATTGAAGACGAACTATATCCAAAAGGTTATCATATCATTATTTGCCAAACACATGATAATGAAGAAAAAGAAATACAAAATATTAATGCCCTTTTAAATGCGCAAGTAGATGGTATTATAACTTCAATTACAAAAAACACAAAAAGCACTACTATTTTTGATAGAATTCTAGAAAAGAATACACCCTTAATATTTGTAGATAGAAAACTAAATTTAAAAGGCGCAAGTTCGGTAACATTAAACGATTTTAAAGGTGCATATATGGCAACCCAACATTTAATAGAACAAGGATGCAAACGTATTTTACACCTTACAGTTTTAGGACATAAATCTGTAGAAATTTATAAACACCGTTTAGATGGTTACACTCAAGCATTATTAGATAACAATATCCCTTTTGACAAGAATTTAATTATTGAAACAGAAAATGATTTAGAAGGCGGAAAAAAAGCAGGACTAAAAATCATGAAATTTAATGAGTCTCCTGATGGTATATTCTCTTCTAGTGATTTTATGTTACTAGGTGCAATAAAAGAAATTAAATCACATGGTGTAAACATTCCTGAGGACATCGCTGTTATTGGGTTTAGTAACGAACCGTTTACAAAGTTTATGGAAAACCCAATTTCGTCTGTTGATCAATGTGCTTTAGACATGGGAAAACTTGCTGCAAGAGTGTTTTTAGAACAGATTAACGCCCCTCAATTAATTAAAATTGAAAAAAATGTAGTCTTGGCTCCGAAGTTAAAAATTAGGCAGTCGTCTTTAAAAAAAGTGATTTGTAATTAA
- a CDS encoding universal stress protein, producing the protein MKNILVTIDFNGKEQQVLNKAFDMAVAFKSKLWIMHIAAPDPDFVGYGVGPQEVRDSRAKELKIEHEKLQDYASKMKARHVDAGGLLVEGATIKTIITEAEKLNADMIISGHENHGFFYKAILGSTAKQLIEASTIPVLIVPIKD; encoded by the coding sequence ATGAAAAATATATTGGTTACTATTGATTTTAATGGTAAAGAACAACAAGTTTTAAATAAGGCTTTTGATATGGCTGTAGCTTTTAAAAGTAAGTTATGGATTATGCATATAGCTGCACCAGATCCAGATTTTGTAGGTTATGGTGTAGGACCCCAAGAAGTACGAGATTCCAGGGCTAAAGAGTTAAAAATAGAGCATGAAAAGTTACAAGATTATGCTTCTAAAATGAAAGCAAGACATGTAGATGCTGGCGGTTTACTAGTTGAAGGAGCTACTATAAAAACCATTATAACTGAAGCTGAAAAGTTAAACGCAGATATGATAATTTCTGGACATGAAAATCATGGTTTTTTTTACAAAGCCATTCTAGGAAGCACTGCCAAACAGCTTATTGAGGCCTCAACAATTCCGGTTTTAATTGTGCCAATTAAAGATTAA
- a CDS encoding phosphotransferase, whose protein sequence is MSIFPVTTSTLSASALRVFLIETYGFHKTCSCTLFRTGINHTYFVTNQNKRYVYRVYCYAWRSKNQIQEELRLLNLLRTHHINVSYPILANNGDYIQELLAPEGPRYGVLFSFAEGEKVRFMDEKTCYALGELMAKFHKITQGKSVERIQYTAETLMHLPFSYAKEYFKDTIPEMQFIKAQSEAITKVFSEVDTTQLRKGVVHLDVWYDNMNIKDNSNITLFDFDFCGNGWLVLDVAYFCKQLFHIESDKTVYELKKDKFLEGYQSVQKLSNTELNIIPETAMAIWMFYLGVQSQRFDWSNIFLTTNYLKMYIGKMKAWYTYTTSELVNNSEKN, encoded by the coding sequence ATGTCAATTTTTCCAGTTACTACATCTACACTTTCGGCTTCAGCATTACGTGTCTTTTTAATTGAAACGTATGGATTTCATAAAACGTGTAGTTGTACATTGTTTAGAACAGGAATAAACCATACGTATTTTGTTACCAATCAAAATAAAAGGTATGTGTATCGTGTTTATTGTTACGCATGGCGCTCAAAGAATCAAATACAAGAAGAGTTGCGTCTTCTAAACCTGCTTAGAACACATCATATTAATGTTTCTTATCCTATTTTAGCTAATAATGGCGACTATATTCAAGAATTACTAGCTCCCGAAGGTCCAAGATATGGGGTGTTATTTTCGTTTGCCGAAGGTGAAAAAGTGCGATTCATGGATGAAAAAACGTGTTATGCTTTAGGTGAATTAATGGCTAAATTTCATAAAATAACTCAAGGTAAGTCTGTAGAAAGAATTCAATATACAGCAGAAACGTTAATGCATTTACCTTTTTCTTATGCTAAAGAATATTTTAAAGATACAATTCCGGAAATGCAATTTATAAAAGCGCAATCTGAAGCAATTACAAAAGTGTTTTCTGAAGTTGATACAACACAGCTAAGAAAAGGTGTCGTGCATTTAGATGTATGGTATGATAATATGAATATAAAAGATAACAGTAATATCACACTTTTTGATTTTGACTTTTGTGGAAATGGTTGGTTGGTGTTAGATGTAGCTTATTTTTGTAAGCAATTATTTCATATAGAATCAGATAAAACTGTATATGAACTTAAAAAGGATAAGTTTTTAGAAGGCTATCAGAGTGTGCAAAAATTATCTAATACCGAATTAAACATAATTCCAGAAACAGCAATGGCTATTTGGATGTTTTATTTGGGTGTACAATCCCAACGATTTGATTGGTCAAACATTTTTCTTACTACCAATTACTTGAAAATGTATATAGGAAAAATGAAAGCTTGGTATACCTATACTACAAGCGAGTTGGTAAATAACAGCGAGAAAAATTAA
- a CDS encoding DUF502 domain-containing protein, with product MKSYRLIIRYIVTGTLFVVVPILILVVLFGKALTILMPLGHALTHKFNLTSILGPAAVILVSSILILLVSFLSGYFIVNGFLKQWSSKFEATLFYHFPSFQMMKYRFISETDYKKQHFWEPILLKEDKAYVIAFITDKSPSNIVSIYIPDAPKMDAGEIRYMQLSDCDYIPITMKEAMNGLRNFGKGFDTTVFKIEEKV from the coding sequence ATGAAAAGTTATAGGCTAATTATTAGATATATTGTTACAGGAACACTTTTTGTAGTTGTTCCTATTCTTATATTAGTAGTATTGTTTGGTAAAGCATTAACTATTTTAATGCCTCTAGGTCATGCACTAACTCACAAGTTTAATTTAACTTCAATCTTAGGGCCTGCGGCAGTTATACTTGTGAGTTCAATACTTATTCTATTAGTAAGTTTTCTTAGTGGGTACTTTATTGTAAATGGCTTTTTAAAGCAATGGAGCAGTAAATTTGAAGCTACGCTTTTTTATCATTTTCCCTCTTTCCAGATGATGAAATATAGATTTATTTCTGAAACAGATTATAAAAAACAACACTTTTGGGAACCTATTTTGTTAAAAGAAGATAAAGCCTATGTAATCGCTTTTATTACAGATAAAAGTCCGTCAAATATTGTATCCATTTACATTCCAGATGCACCTAAAATGGATGCAGGTGAAATACGTTATATGCAATTATCAGATTGTGATTATATCCCAATAACCATGAAAGAAGCCATGAATGGTCTTCGAAATTTTGGAAAAGGATTCGATACAACAGTGTTTAAAATTGAAGAGAAAGTCTAA
- a CDS encoding MBOAT family O-acyltransferase, which yields MLFNSFEFLIFFPIVFVAYWLLSNSLQKQNILLLICSYVFYAWWDWHFLSLIIISSFIDFIAGLQIYKSHTSQLRKMWLLVSLIANLGMLSVFKYYNFFVTSFTDLVQVFGWKPNDLTLNIILPVGISFYTFQTLSYTIDIYRKELQPTKNIVSFFTYIAFFPQLVAGPIERASNLLPQIEQPRKFRKTWFNEGVIQILVGLFRKIVIADTIGAYVDLVYGDIELYNSMSIILATFLYAFQIYYDFSGYSDIAIGTAKLLGFKFHQNFNIPYFSKSLTEFWRKWHMSLSYWLRDYLYISLGGNRKGIVITYRNLLITMLLGGLWHGSSWNFIIWGAIHGVVLSIEKLLKSKGFWGNLKGLSFLGYPITFIVVLLSWVFFRSQDLHSASLAIKKIFQFSLELPYVGDVNVMATSIFVLAIGIAFDLYLFNKKIDLEVLGAKFVPVKIAVIATVIITLINLFYSSSSNFIYFQF from the coding sequence ATGTTATTTAATTCTTTCGAGTTTTTGATTTTCTTTCCTATTGTTTTTGTAGCTTATTGGCTATTAAGTAATTCATTACAAAAACAAAACATATTACTTTTGATCTGCAGTTATGTGTTCTATGCTTGGTGGGATTGGCATTTTTTATCTTTAATAATAATTAGTTCATTTATTGATTTTATAGCAGGTTTGCAAATCTATAAGTCACATACATCTCAATTACGTAAAATGTGGCTCTTGGTAAGCTTAATAGCTAACTTAGGTATGTTATCTGTGTTTAAATATTATAATTTTTTTGTAACATCTTTCACAGATTTAGTTCAAGTATTTGGTTGGAAGCCAAACGATTTAACCTTAAACATAATTCTTCCAGTAGGTATTAGTTTTTATACGTTTCAAACTTTAAGTTATACTATTGATATTTATAGGAAAGAATTACAGCCTACAAAAAATATAGTTTCTTTTTTTACATATATTGCATTTTTTCCACAATTAGTTGCCGGGCCTATAGAGCGTGCTTCAAATTTATTACCACAGATAGAGCAGCCAAGAAAATTTAGGAAAACATGGTTTAATGAGGGGGTAATTCAAATCCTAGTAGGTTTATTTCGAAAAATAGTAATTGCAGATACCATAGGTGCATATGTGGATTTAGTGTATGGAGATATTGAATTATATAATTCTATGTCTATAATTTTAGCGACTTTCCTGTATGCTTTCCAAATTTATTATGATTTCTCGGGTTATTCAGATATAGCCATTGGTACAGCTAAATTGCTTGGATTTAAGTTTCATCAGAATTTTAATATTCCCTACTTCTCAAAATCGCTAACAGAATTTTGGAGAAAATGGCATATGTCTTTATCATATTGGTTGAGAGATTATTTGTATATCTCGTTAGGTGGTAATAGAAAAGGTATTGTTATTACCTATAGAAATTTGTTAATAACCATGTTGTTGGGTGGGCTATGGCACGGAAGTTCTTGGAATTTTATAATTTGGGGTGCTATACACGGGGTAGTATTGAGTATAGAAAAGTTGTTAAAATCTAAAGGTTTTTGGGGTAATTTAAAAGGGTTAAGTTTTTTAGGCTATCCAATAACATTTATAGTAGTGCTTCTGTCTTGGGTGTTTTTTAGGTCACAAGATTTACATTCTGCGAGCTTAGCTATTAAAAAAATATTTCAGTTTAGTTTAGAGTTACCTTATGTTGGAGACGTAAATGTAATGGCTACCTCTATATTTGTATTAGCCATTGGTATTGCTTTTGACTTGTATTTATTTAATAAGAAAATTGATTTGGAAGTCTTAGGAGCTAAGTTTGTGCCTGTTAAAATTGCGGTTATCGCTACCGTTATTATTACATTAATTAATTTGTTTTATTCATCGTCTAGTAATTTTATTTATTTCCAATTTTAA
- a CDS encoding YSC84-related protein, protein MAGLKEVSVGLQAGGQALIEIIFFEQLEDVERFKEDHFEFDAGVSALALKSGESLDAKYKDGVAVFIHSKVGLMADASVGGQKFSYKAFE, encoded by the coding sequence ATGGCTGGATTAAAAGAAGTAAGCGTTGGTTTACAAGCTGGCGGACAGGCTTTAATTGAAATTATTTTCTTTGAACAATTAGAAGATGTCGAGAGATTTAAAGAAGACCATTTTGAGTTTGACGCAGGTGTTTCTGCTCTTGCTTTAAAATCTGGCGAAAGTTTAGATGCAAAATACAAAGATGGTGTTGCTGTGTTTATACACTCTAAAGTAGGCTTAATGGCTGATGCTTCTGTTGGTGGACAGAAATTTAGCTACAAGGCGTTTGAATAA
- a CDS encoding helix-turn-helix domain-containing protein encodes MKLFVKFDYQIVCKRVLEAQLNKLGIPYELNGIGEIKLPSGLKPDKREALIAGLEFYGIEIIQDEKDVLVQRIKDIVSDMIYNYEEDKTYNTSTLLSTKLNYSYSYLSNVFSEVTYSSIENFVILKKIDYAKELMSSNKELTLTEIAHRLQYSSVAHLSGQFKKITGLTPSSFQKIILKRRSRL; translated from the coding sequence ATGAAATTATTCGTTAAATTCGACTATCAGATCGTTTGTAAGCGCGTGTTGGAAGCTCAACTAAATAAATTAGGAATTCCATACGAATTAAATGGTATAGGTGAAATTAAATTGCCTTCTGGTTTAAAACCCGATAAAAGGGAAGCGCTTATAGCTGGTTTAGAGTTTTACGGAATTGAAATTATTCAAGACGAAAAGGATGTTTTAGTACAGCGAATTAAGGATATTGTCTCTGATATGATTTATAATTATGAAGAAGATAAAACCTATAATACTTCAACCTTACTCTCTACAAAGTTAAATTATTCATACAGTTATTTGTCTAATGTATTTTCTGAAGTTACGTATTCTTCTATTGAGAATTTTGTCATCTTAAAAAAAATAGATTATGCTAAAGAACTAATGTCTAGTAATAAAGAATTAACACTAACTGAAATAGCGCATAGATTGCAATATAGCAGTGTCGCACATTTGTCTGGACAATTTAAAAAGATAACAGGCTTAACACCGTCCAGTTTTCAAAAGATAATTTTAAAACGCAGATCCAGATTATAA
- a CDS encoding DUF1328 family protein — protein MLRWTVTFVILAIIAAIFGFGGIAAGAAGIAKVLFFIFLVLFVISLFTGRNPIK, from the coding sequence ATGCTACGTTGGACAGTAACATTCGTAATTTTAGCAATCATTGCCGCAATCTTTGGATTCGGTGGAATCGCAGCAGGAGCTGCAGGAATTGCAAAAGTTTTATTCTTTATATTTTTAGTGTTATTTGTAATATCACTATTTACAGGAAGAAACCCTATAAAATAA
- a CDS encoding AI-2E family transporter: protein MQNRISPNIIRQIFILLLICSFAVMIFVELVPYLSGILGAITFFVLLQKPMKYLLKRGWKPSIAATLLLILSFIGILIPITVTVLLLGSRVEKAIAKSEDFVKTIKEQVFTWEHELGYQFTSKIDASSLSGWLSNNVPDFLGSTFNMIIAIGIMYVMLYFMLSHRKALQRAMLDYIPISNDNLRIIGKDSLAMVKSNAIGIPLVAFAQGIVALIGFFIFNIEDPFFWAVIVFVGSMIPFVGTLLGTLPVFALTLINGNDTQAWGILIYGLVVISSTDNLLRLFILKRLDDVHPLITLFGVLVGVPLFGFIGLVFGPLLISLFLLVLRIYKEKYGKESSNTEGTRL from the coding sequence ATGCAGAATAGAATTTCCCCAAATATTATAAGACAAATCTTTATACTCTTATTAATCTGTTCCTTTGCGGTTATGATATTTGTGGAGTTGGTACCTTATTTATCAGGTATATTAGGCGCAATTACCTTTTTTGTGCTGTTACAAAAACCAATGAAATATTTATTAAAAAGAGGCTGGAAGCCATCAATAGCTGCAACCTTACTTTTAATATTATCTTTTATAGGAATTTTAATTCCAATAACTGTAACAGTACTGTTGTTAGGAAGTCGTGTCGAGAAAGCTATTGCAAAATCAGAAGATTTTGTAAAAACCATTAAAGAGCAAGTATTTACATGGGAGCATGAGTTAGGATATCAATTTACTTCTAAAATAGATGCTTCCTCATTATCTGGATGGTTATCTAATAATGTACCGGATTTTTTAGGAAGTACGTTTAATATGATTATTGCTATAGGAATAATGTACGTCATGTTGTATTTTATGTTAAGTCATAGAAAAGCATTGCAACGTGCTATGTTAGATTATATCCCAATAAGTAACGACAATTTAAGAATAATAGGTAAAGATAGTCTAGCTATGGTAAAGTCTAATGCTATTGGTATTCCATTAGTAGCATTTGCACAAGGTATTGTTGCATTAATAGGTTTTTTTATATTTAATATAGAAGATCCTTTTTTTTGGGCCGTAATCGTATTTGTAGGATCAATGATTCCTTTTGTGGGAACATTATTAGGAACACTTCCAGTATTTGCACTCACACTTATAAATGGTAACGATACACAAGCTTGGGGTATTCTTATATATGGATTAGTTGTAATAAGCTCTACAGATAATTTACTTCGATTATTTATTTTAAAACGTTTGGATGATGTACATCCATTAATTACGTTGTTTGGTGTGTTAGTAGGAGTGCCATTATTTGGATTTATAGGATTGGTTTTTGGTCCGTTACTTATAAGTTTATTCTTATTAGTATTACGCATATATAAAGAGAAGTATGGAAAAGAGAGTTCTAATACTGAAGGAACTCGGTTATAG
- a CDS encoding DUF7218 family protein → MGRPTIKNEEQSDALRDKGYSQEKAARIANAPNAGKHGGEASKYETRTKAELYEQAKALDISGRSKMNKSELISALRNN, encoded by the coding sequence ATGGGAAGACCTACAATAAAAAATGAGGAACAATCTGATGCTTTAAGAGACAAAGGATATAGTCAAGAAAAAGCAGCAAGAATTGCTAATGCTCCAAACGCAGGAAAGCATGGAGGTGAGGCTAGCAAATACGAAACCCGAACTAAAGCAGAACTTTATGAACAGGCCAAAGCTTTGGATATTTCTGGACGATCTAAAATGAATAAGTCCGAATTAATTTCTGCGCTCAGAAATAATTAA
- a CDS encoding CsbD family protein, with protein MNQDQLEGKWKQVKGKFKQKYGELTEDDLTYSEGKFDEMVGKLQEKTGKTKAELRDEINSL; from the coding sequence ATGAATCAAGATCAATTAGAAGGAAAATGGAAACAAGTTAAAGGTAAATTTAAACAAAAATATGGTGAACTTACCGAAGATGACTTAACATACTCTGAAGGTAAATTTGACGAAATGGTTGGAAAACTTCAAGAGAAAACAGGAAAAACGAAAGCTGAACTACGAGACGAAATAAACAGCTTATAA
- a CDS encoding YihY/virulence factor BrkB family protein, protein MSYEFENRFKLRDVPYLFKETFNRWLESDPWRLSAIIAYYSILSLPGLLVIIINVIGAIWGTEIVEGELTKQISEALGSDAASSIKTMITETQNPNRNMWSTIVGIATLLFGATGVFYQLQLSLNDVWDIEMKPGSNFTQILISRARSFAFILVVGFLLLVSLIVSATISILNNYIQRIFPEIVLYAAYIIDLALSLSIISALFSLMFKYLPNAKIPWKSVWIGGFLTAVLFVIGQSLLGLYFSEANPGSTYGAASTVVLILLWVSYSCLILFFGAQFTWVYAKHYTIDITPTEHARIKSKHKN, encoded by the coding sequence ATGAGTTATGAATTTGAAAACAGATTTAAGCTAAGAGATGTTCCTTATTTATTTAAGGAGACATTTAACAGATGGTTAGAAAGTGATCCATGGCGGTTAAGTGCTATAATAGCCTACTATTCTATATTGTCTTTACCAGGGCTTCTCGTTATAATAATTAATGTTATTGGAGCCATCTGGGGAACCGAAATTGTAGAGGGCGAGTTAACAAAGCAAATTTCTGAGGCTTTGGGTAGTGATGCTGCAAGCTCTATTAAGACTATGATTACAGAAACACAAAATCCAAATAGAAATATGTGGTCTACAATAGTAGGAATAGCAACATTATTATTTGGTGCTACAGGAGTGTTTTATCAATTGCAATTATCTTTAAATGATGTTTGGGATATTGAAATGAAACCCGGTTCTAATTTTACTCAAATACTAATAAGTAGAGCGCGAAGTTTTGCCTTTATTTTGGTGGTAGGATTTTTATTACTGGTAAGCTTAATAGTATCTGCTACAATTTCTATCTTAAATAATTATATACAAAGAATTTTTCCTGAAATAGTATTGTATGCTGCATATATTATAGATTTGGCGTTGTCATTATCAATAATATCGGCTTTGTTTTCGTTAATGTTTAAGTATTTGCCTAATGCAAAAATTCCTTGGAAAAGTGTTTGGATTGGCGGGTTTTTAACTGCAGTTTTATTTGTAATAGGTCAATCGCTTTTAGGATTATATTTTTCTGAAGCCAATCCTGGGTCTACGTATGGTGCCGCAAGTACCGTAGTTTTAATCTTACTTTGGGTGTCGTACTCTTGTCTTATTTTATTTTTCGGAGCACAATTTACTTGGGTATATGCTAAACATTATACAATAGATATTACACCTACCGAACATGCAAGAATAAAGTCTAAACATAAAAATTAA
- a CDS encoding HPF/RaiA family ribosome-associated protein, whose protein sequence is MELQFKYVNIPKNNYFEYLVEEHLNPLAKKFPYVIGASVYFKVKNKSTDLDNVCKIKLNTMDNTIYAIAEERSIELAIKKTSQTLESKLKDSN, encoded by the coding sequence ATGGAACTACAATTTAAATATGTAAACATACCTAAAAATAATTATTTCGAATATTTAGTTGAGGAACACCTAAATCCGTTAGCTAAAAAATTCCCTTATGTTATTGGGGCAAGCGTATACTTTAAAGTAAAAAATAAATCCACCGATTTAGATAATGTTTGCAAAATTAAATTAAACACTATGGATAACACGATATATGCTATTGCTGAAGAACGATCTATAGAATTGGCTATAAAAAAAACATCTCAGACACTAGAATCTAAGTTAAAAGATTCAAACTGA